The genome window GCAAAAAGTAGCCGGCTCGGCAATGCAACCCGCGAAGACAAAAATGGCTGGATCTATGTGCACCTGGCAGGCTCCCCTGCTGATATTGGTTACCAGCATGGTTATTTAGTGGCTAATGAAATTGACACTTTAATTAAAGTGATGCAATATTACCTTCCCAGCAGCAGCGGAAAGGACTGGGATTTTTACCGTGCAGCTTCGAAACGTTTTTTATGGAAAAAGATAGATAAGGAATACCAGGATGAAATAAAAGGAATTGCCGAAGGCCTGCAGGCAAAGGGCATGAAATATGACACGTTGGATATTACGGCCTTAAACGCAAACATTGAGCTGGCCCAATATTACGTTGCCGGCCTTGATAATAAAGTTAAACCCGGCAGCGGCGATAACAAAGCACCCGGTAACTGCAGCGCGTTTATTGCCACAGGCAGCTTCACAAAAGACCATAAAATTGTTATTGGCCATAATAACTGGACCGATTATATTGTTGGCGAGCGCTGGAATGTAATTGCCGATATCAAACCTGAAAAAGGAAATCATATCCTGATGGACATCGCCCCTGGTTTTATCCATAGTGGAGATGACTTTGTGGTAACCAATAGTGGCATCCTGATCACTGAAACAACCATAACCGGCTTTAAAGGTTTTGACACTACCCGTACGCCTGAATTTGTACGCGCACGTAAAGCCGCTCAATATGCCAAAAGTATTGATGATGTAATTAAAATAATGACTACGGACAACAACGGTGGCTATGCAAATGATTGGTTAATTGGCGATACCAAAACCAACGAAGTGGCTAAACTGGAACTTGGCCTTAAAAACTACAAGGTATGGCGATCAAAAGACACCGCTATTATAGGATCTAATTTTCCGAGTGACCCAAAACTTATAAAAGAAGAAACTACGTTTGATGTGAACAACCATGAAAACTCGCCAAATGCGCGCAGGTTACGCATGGAGAAACTGGTTGCTGTTGATTACAAAGGCAAACTGGATGAAGCTACAGGCAAAACTATTGAAGGTGACACTTATGATGCAGTACATGGCAAAAAAGCCAATAACCGCTGCGTAATTGACGGCCATGTAGATGAAGACCCCGTTGGCGTGCCTGAATGGAGCGAAGGTCCGTTTTACCCCATGGGCGCTGTACAGGGAAAAGTTAGCAGCACTGCTTTAGCTAAAAAGATGTCGCTTTGGGCCCACATGGGCCATCCCGGCGGTGCTGATTTTTTGGCTGCTCCTTTCTTTAAAAAGCACCCGGAATATTTTAAAACACAGGGTAAATATTTAAGAGATATGAAATCGTACCCGTGGACCTTATTTGCAGTCAGCAACTAATTCGTTATTAATTTAGTATTGATTCCGCCGATCGTTCATCACGTCGGCGGAATCGTTATTTAACAATACTATTCCATCATTAGTCTTCTTATCAACTCAGCGCTCTGCTTGTTACCTTCTTCCAGCCTGCCATCAAAAAATGCCTGCACATCATTAAAGTGTTTTTTGTAACCCTGCATATCACCGTAACCTATAATTGACGACCATTCCCGTACCGCTGAATGAAACTCTAAATCATCCCCGCGGATGGTCTTATCGTACAAAGCCGTAACAATTGATTCTTCCAGCAACTCTTCATTCTTAAACAGGTATTCGGCTATGCCCAGGCGCAGCCTAAACGGCGGGGTTTGACAAATCAGGTTATCATAAGGGTTTACGCCCAAATGATACCACGCATCAACCATGCTTAATATACTCAGGTGCGAATTAGGCTTTTGCTGCTCGGGCTTTTGCGAAAGGGAAAACTCTTTCATCACCGTATCATTTAGCATGATAGGCTTGCGGCTTTCATGGAAGACAAAGTCACGGGCACGATAAAGCCTTTCCCTGAACGCCTGCTCTTCCTCCTTTATCATCAGCTTAAACAATTCCGACTCAGATACAGCATACCGCTTTACCTGCTGCCTGGCATAAGGGTTAAGTATGGCCAATCCTGCGTAAACGTGTGCTTTATAGCTAAAGATCCGCAGCGTGGTCAGGATTTTCACGTTATCGATGCCTCCTATATACGAAGCATTTTCCCAGGGGAAAAACCCTGCCTCTTTCCAGGCTGTCCCCATACTTTCGAAGCCTACATGGGTTACGGCCTGCGTGTCGGCAACAATTTTATCATGTTCGTGGTAGTCATTCATCTCCACGATATCCGATCCTATGGCAGTAAACAGGTCAAGCATGCGCTGGTAGGCCTCTCCATCTGCCCTGTGGCGGATCAGGATCAACTTTTGCCCCCGGGGCTTAAACCCCGGCCCATGCATGCCGTGAAAGGTTATTATTTGTGCATCAGCAGGCAGGTATTTTTCAAATGTTGTTATTTCAGGTGTTTTAACTGATGTCTGCCCGGCTACAATAGCACCATACTTGGTCGATGAGCCACATTCCGCAACAACCTGCAGCATCTTATCTGCTTCAACAGAATAGATGATAAGGTCTGAAATCCGGGATACATCCATGCCGCTTTCCATAATTTTAATATGGTATGGTGAAAGCTCTTCCTCCAGCCGGTCGCGGTTATCGGGCAGGTCGCAACCACAAACCTGGTAGCCTGCATCAGCAAAAGCTTTTGCGTACAAACGCCCCATATCCCCCAAGCCAATGATGCCTATATTCATACTGCTAATATAGGTATGAGTAGCAAAATTCCGTACTAAACCTTACATTCGCCTTTATAAAAGAGGCTTTTTGCACAATAAAAACCTTTAAACTCCTGTTTTGTTAATATTGTTGAACTAAATTAATACCATGAAGAACTTTTTTATTGTAAGATTATTCACCTTTATAACCTTAATTTTGTTGGGTGCCGCACAGGTTTTTTCAGCTAACAATAAAAATTTATCTAATCAAATTCCTCCTGCTAAACCTGCGCCTGTTCAAATTAGGCAAGCCCCCCCTTTTAAATATCATAAACCGACAAAGGAAGATACCATACTGATGCGGGATAAATCGCTTAACGGCCAATACAAGTACTTGCTAACCAAAATATACCATTACCAGGAACCGTTTGTTTCCTCGCTATATAAAAATCTGAAAGATACTATCAATGCTGACCGCCTTAAATTACAGCAAGCCGAAACAAAACTTGCCGCACAAACCAAAACAACCAGCAACCTGCAAAGCAGCGTAAGTGAAAAGGAGCAATCTCTTGCGCAGTCAAACGCCAGGGTTAACTCTGTAAATTTCCTTGGCATGTACATCAACAAATCTGCCT of Mucilaginibacter xinganensis contains these proteins:
- a CDS encoding C45 family autoproteolytic acyltransferase/hydolase, translating into MKTPIKIFIAVILTTAFFSCKNTPAKSSRLGNATREDKNGWIYVHLAGSPADIGYQHGYLVANEIDTLIKVMQYYLPSSSGKDWDFYRAASKRFLWKKIDKEYQDEIKGIAEGLQAKGMKYDTLDITALNANIELAQYYVAGLDNKVKPGSGDNKAPGNCSAFIATGSFTKDHKIVIGHNNWTDYIVGERWNVIADIKPEKGNHILMDIAPGFIHSGDDFVVTNSGILITETTITGFKGFDTTRTPEFVRARKAAQYAKSIDDVIKIMTTDNNGGYANDWLIGDTKTNEVAKLELGLKNYKVWRSKDTAIIGSNFPSDPKLIKEETTFDVNNHENSPNARRLRMEKLVAVDYKGKLDEATGKTIEGDTYDAVHGKKANNRCVIDGHVDEDPVGVPEWSEGPFYPMGAVQGKVSSTALAKKMSLWAHMGHPGGADFLAAPFFKKHPEYFKTQGKYLRDMKSYPWTLFAVSN
- a CDS encoding prephenate dehydrogenase, whose amino-acid sequence is MNIGIIGLGDMGRLYAKAFADAGYQVCGCDLPDNRDRLEEELSPYHIKIMESGMDVSRISDLIIYSVEADKMLQVVAECGSSTKYGAIVAGQTSVKTPEITTFEKYLPADAQIITFHGMHGPGFKPRGQKLILIRHRADGEAYQRMLDLFTAIGSDIVEMNDYHEHDKIVADTQAVTHVGFESMGTAWKEAGFFPWENASYIGGIDNVKILTTLRIFSYKAHVYAGLAILNPYARQQVKRYAVSESELFKLMIKEEEQAFRERLYRARDFVFHESRKPIMLNDTVMKEFSLSQKPEQQKPNSHLSILSMVDAWYHLGVNPYDNLICQTPPFRLRLGIAEYLFKNEELLEESIVTALYDKTIRGDDLEFHSAVREWSSIIGYGDMQGYKKHFNDVQAFFDGRLEEGNKQSAELIRRLMME